DNA sequence from the Gammaproteobacteria bacterium genome:
ATTCCCAAATCCCATATAGCTGCAGCAACTACCGCCGACCGTACTCACTCGACCGTTCTCCTGGTAGTTGCCAGTCGCAACTGGCAATGTGGCCGTTTGGATACTTGTGGCAGAGCCCTCCACCATATCAATGGCGGGCTGCGTGGTATTCACAGCGCCAGTGGCCAAGTCTTCGACGGCATCATCGGACGAGGCATTGATCTGACTCTCGACTTTGGGTGTTGTGGCCGCAGCATCCACATAACGCACCGGGTAGAGAATTGGACCGCCCGCATTGACATTGGCACCGGCGGTAAAGCGCATTAAACCCACATTAACATTCGACACCGAGTCCAGAATTTCATTTAGCGCTTCCTGCATGATTTTTAAACGGGATTTTCCGGTGCCCGGGACCGTACTGCGCATTGAACCGGATGTGTCCATGATGAACAGGATATTCGGACGTACCGTCTTGGCATTCGTGCCTACATAGATTTCGATGTCGTCCGCCCACACCGTCGGATTGCTAAACCCCACCAATACCGCGATGGCCGTGCTGAACAACCATTTATGCAACCACTTACCCATTGTCATACCCTCCGGTGCCTACCACCATGTCACGAACCCGCACAAAGTGCGACTTCAGTAAACCACTGTTCAACGGTCCCTTGCGTCTCATCCGAATTATCAGGCGTACCGTTGCCATCTATATCAATCCAGCCTGTGCCCTCTGCCTGGTAACGATGACATCCTGGCATCGTCAACCCAACCCCTAGGCTATAACCAGGGCAAGCTGTCGCAGGCCCTTGACATCCCCGATACCAAACTCGGACACGAGATTTGAATACATCTTCCAAAAAGGCAGCCGTGCAGTCCGCGACGAGGAGACCGTTTCGATCCGCACAGCGCACAAGGGCATTGGCGGGATCGGTGCTATTTGGATTTGCCGGATCCATAAGATTGCGAGTCAACGCCAGAATATGACCGGGATCTGTCAGATCATTGCCCGCATTACCCACCGTGCGAAGCGCCCCCAAGCCACTCTGTGCAGAATAAAAAGCCAAACGCGCTTGTTGTATGCTGGCTGCGGCTGACTCCGAATTAGTGCTGGTCGTCAGCGCACTCACACCAAGCACTGTCAAAATCATCAAGATCACTAGAGCAACCACCAATGTGGCGCCATTTTGTCGATTCTTGTTCACGTTTTTCTCAAGCCCATTCATAACTCCGCCTCCTACGGCCGATTTTGCAAAACGACCGTGGTGGTAAACTGGCGGCGCAACCGCCGATCATTGAAGGAAACCGCTGGCGCATCTAGCAATTGAAAGGTTTGCGCCGTTGTCCGTGGAAAAACGTTATTGAGCGTCGAAATCAACAGGGAGATACGGACAGAGTGCACTCGTGTCTGCGAACCTGTCGCCACGACACGTGTTGCGGTCATGTATTGATCCACAAAACCGTCATTGTCGCTGTCGACACCGTAAAGCGCCTGAAAACCATCGACACCATCGACCAGTGGCTGCCCATTGCATCGTAACTCACCATTCACCACGTCAAAGGTATTGGTAATCACTCCATTAATCACTGCACCGGTGCAGTCCACGGTGCCGACATATTGGATTTGTAAAGTATCGGTATCACCGTCTGCCGTGACCGCAAAATCAACATTGACCGGTAACGTCGAAAAGCCACCAGGCAAAAGCGTGTCATCCACAAAGCCTGCATTTTCGATTTCCCGCGTGAGAAATTCCATGGCCAGACGTCCTTTGTCTTGCACATCGGAGACCGCCGCCTGTACTTTCGTGGTTTGCGCAGTCCCGACAAAGATCTGGATCAGTCCTGCTGTCAGAATGAGCCCCAAAAGGCCAGCAATCATTAGCTCAATCAGGGTGAATCCTCGAGCATGCCTGAGCGTAACCATCTGAGCGCCCATCATGGTATCAGCTCCATGTAAACACAGTTCATGCCTTCCGGGAATCCTGGCACCGGCGGCACATCCGCTGGCGTCGCTTGACACCGGGCATCAATAATCTGTCCAACTTCACCGGTATCAGCCTTCACTGCATTAGCCTGCCAGCCAACGAAAATGGTGTATTTTGATCCGGGACTACAATTATCACCATCCGGGCCTGTCAGCGTAGTACCGTCCGGTGCATCGGACGTTGGCAGAAACACCGGATGCCCCACACCAGTCGTCGGATTGATTTGGTACGGATTTGGCTTGGGATCGACGGCTGGATTTTGCTCATCCGCATCCGTACAGACCACCCGAACCTGCCCGCCAGGCAACAAGTTTTGTGCGGACAAGCAGACTTCATAAGTATCAAAGATCGCCAACTGTTGTTCGTTACAGGCAGCCGCTGGCGCCCCTCCGTTGTCGGCACAAAACGGTACAGGTGGCACGGCACAGTTATAAATTGTGCCCCCAGTTTGCCCGTAGACATTCTGATCAAATGTTGGATCAACGGCGCCAGTGGCCCTCAAGTGGGCTCGCATATCCCAATTCACATAATCTCGATTGGCGCGCATGCGATCAGCCAA
Encoded proteins:
- a CDS encoding VWA domain-containing protein; the protein is MGKWLHKWLFSTAIAVLVGFSNPTVWADDIEIYVGTNAKTVRPNILFIMDTSGSMRSTVPGTGKSRLKIMQEALNEILDSVSNVNVGLMRFTAGANVNAGGPILYPVRYVDAAATTPKVESQINASSDDAVEDLATGAVNTTQPAIDMVEGSATSIQTATLPVATGNYQENGRVSTVGGSCCSYMGFGN
- the pilV gene encoding type IV pilus modification protein PilV, yielding MVNAKQYGFSLIEVLVAVLVLGIGLLGFAALQLSAVSSGEEGYYRSQATLIAQDLADRMRANRDYVNWDMRAHLRATGAVDPTFDQNVYGQTGGTIYNCAVPPVPFCADNGGAPAAACNEQQLAIFDTYEVCLSAQNLLPGGQVRVVCTDADEQNPAVDPKPNPYQINPTTGVGHPVFLPTSDAPDGTTLTGPDGDNCSPGSKYTIFVGWQANAVKADTGEVGQIIDARCQATPADVPPVPGFPEGMNCVYMELIP